From a single Acidimicrobiales bacterium genomic region:
- the rplO gene encoding 50S ribosomal protein L15, translating to MKVHDLKPAPGSTKRAKRVARGIGGKGAKTAGRGMKGQRARNTVRVGFEGGQMPFHQRIPKLKGFKNPFRVEYQAVNLDTLESCGLDEVSPETLHAKGLVGKKSLVKVLGRGELTRAVTVRVHAFSSSAEAAITAAGGSVEKLPLPFAVRPPASGNALMNR from the coding sequence ATGAAGGTCCACGATCTGAAGCCGGCCCCCGGGTCCACGAAGCGCGCCAAGCGCGTAGCCCGCGGCATCGGAGGCAAGGGCGCCAAGACGGCCGGCCGTGGCATGAAGGGCCAGCGGGCCCGCAACACCGTGCGCGTCGGCTTCGAGGGCGGACAGATGCCGTTCCACCAGCGGATTCCGAAGCTCAAGGGTTTCAAGAACCCGTTCCGCGTGGAGTACCAGGCGGTGAACCTCGACACCCTCGAGTCCTGCGGGCTGGACGAGGTCTCGCCCGAGACCCTGCACGCCAAGGGCCTGGTCGGCAAGAAGTCTCTGGTCAAGGTGCTGGGCCGCGGTGAGCTCACCCGGGCGGTGACCGTGAGGGTGCATGCCTTCTCGTCGTCCGCCGAGGCCGCCATCACCGCCGCCGGTGGCAGTGTCGAGAAGCTTCCGCTGCCGTTCGCAGTGCGGCCTCCTGCTTCCGGCAACGCCCTGATGAACCGCTGA
- the secY gene encoding preprotein translocase subunit SecY, with protein sequence MLSSMLNMFRVADLRKRIVFTLLMILLYRIGAFMPAPGIDVEQVQLLRDRADQGGVLAFMQLFSGGSLTSFAVFALGVMPYITASIIMQVLGVVVPRIEQWQQQGAVGQRKITQWTRYLTVVIAVIQSTSFAFLFNDRGNSISGQSGANLLPNFHIGTVSVVVLTLTAGTALLMWMGELITQKGIGNGMSLLIMISIVSGFPAQGSLIQAENGSVALAIVLAVLVSLVAAIVFIEQGQRRIPVQFAKRVVGRRMYGGQNTYIPLKVNQSGVIPIIFASSVLYLPVLIAAALPWEGFRGWIDDNLAQPDNVFYFTITGLLIVGFAYFYTAITFDPVKQADTIRKQGGFVPGIRPGYQTERYLARILSRITLPGALFIAGVALIPSILINVFLDTSAGVGSGGAAGFGFIGISILIAAGVSLETMKQVDSQLTMRNYEGFLK encoded by the coding sequence GTGCTCTCCAGCATGCTGAACATGTTCAGGGTGGCCGATCTGCGCAAGCGGATCGTCTTCACCCTCCTCATGATCCTGCTCTACCGGATCGGTGCGTTCATGCCGGCCCCGGGCATCGACGTCGAGCAGGTGCAGCTGTTGCGCGACCGTGCGGACCAGGGCGGCGTGCTGGCATTCATGCAGCTCTTCTCCGGTGGCTCGCTGACCAGCTTCGCCGTGTTTGCCCTGGGCGTGATGCCGTACATCACGGCGTCGATCATCATGCAGGTTCTCGGCGTGGTGGTGCCTCGCATCGAGCAGTGGCAGCAGCAGGGAGCGGTCGGCCAGCGCAAGATCACCCAGTGGACCCGCTACCTGACGGTGGTCATCGCCGTCATCCAGTCCACGAGCTTCGCCTTCCTGTTCAACGACAGGGGCAACTCGATTTCCGGCCAGTCGGGTGCGAACCTGCTGCCCAACTTCCACATCGGCACGGTGAGCGTGGTCGTCCTGACGCTGACCGCCGGTACGGCGCTGCTCATGTGGATGGGCGAGCTGATCACCCAGAAGGGGATCGGCAACGGCATGTCGCTGCTGATCATGATCTCGATCGTGAGTGGCTTCCCCGCCCAGGGTTCGCTGATCCAGGCCGAGAACGGCTCGGTGGCCCTGGCCATCGTGTTGGCCGTGCTGGTCAGCCTCGTGGCGGCAATCGTGTTCATCGAGCAGGGCCAGCGCCGTATCCCGGTGCAGTTTGCCAAGCGGGTGGTCGGGCGTCGGATGTACGGCGGCCAGAACACCTACATCCCGCTGAAGGTGAACCAGTCGGGTGTGATCCCGATCATCTTCGCCTCGTCGGTCCTCTACCTGCCGGTGCTGATCGCCGCCGCCCTGCCGTGGGAGGGCTTCCGCGGCTGGATCGACGACAACCTGGCCCAGCCGGACAACGTCTTCTACTTCACGATCACCGGCCTCCTGATCGTCGGCTTCGCGTACTTCTACACGGCGATCACGTTCGATCCCGTGAAGCAGGCCGACACCATCCGCAAGCAGGGCGGCTTCGTACCCGGTATCCGGCCCGGCTACCAGACCGAGCGGTACCTGGCCAGGATCCTGTCCCGGATCACCCTGCCAGGTGCCCTGTTCATCGCCGGCGTGGCCCTGATCCCATCCATCCTCATCAACGTCTTCCTGGACACCAGTGCCGGCGTGGGCTCGGGCGGTGCGGCCGGGTTCGGCTTCATAGGCATCTCGATCCTGATCGCGGCCGGCGTGTCGCTGGAGACGATGAAGCAGGTCGATTCCCAGCTGACGATGCGCAACTACGAGGGCTTCCTCAAGTAG
- a CDS encoding adenylate kinase — MTAVHLVILGRQGSGKGTQAARLVELYRPIHVSTGDMLRAAVAAGTELGLQARALMDAGDLVGDDLINGIVSERLAQPDVAENGFLLDGYPRTPDQAAAMEVFLVEAGTPLDAAVNLDVPVDEVTARMLARGRADDTEEAIRRRLALYESETAPLLAWFADRGLLDVVDGLGDVDVVFGRLADVIDGRMSVADAS, encoded by the coding sequence ATGACCGCAGTCCATCTCGTCATCCTCGGCCGCCAGGGGTCGGGAAAGGGCACACAGGCGGCCCGGCTCGTCGAGCTCTACCGCCCGATCCACGTCTCCACCGGCGACATGCTGCGCGCCGCGGTGGCCGCCGGGACCGAGTTGGGCCTGCAGGCCAGGGCCCTGATGGACGCCGGCGACCTGGTGGGTGACGACCTGATCAACGGGATCGTGTCCGAGCGCCTCGCCCAGCCCGACGTCGCCGAGAACGGCTTCCTCCTCGACGGCTATCCCCGCACCCCCGACCAGGCAGCCGCGATGGAGGTGTTCCTGGTAGAGGCAGGTACGCCCCTGGATGCTGCGGTGAACCTGGACGTCCCGGTCGACGAGGTCACGGCCCGCATGCTGGCGCGGGGGAGGGCCGATGACACCGAGGAGGCCATCCGGCGGCGCCTAGCCCTGTACGAATCCGAGACCGCCCCGCTGCTGGCCTGGTTCGCCGACCGGGGACTGCTCGACGTGGTCGACGGCCTGGGTGACGTCGACGTGGTCTTCGGCCGCCTCGCCGACGTCATCGACGGCCGCATGAGCGTCGCAGACGCGTCGTGA
- the infA gene encoding translation initiation factor IF-1 — protein MQKPKEDAIVLEGKVLEPLPNAMFRVELENGHNVLAHISGKMRMHYIRILPGDRVQVELTPYDLQRGRITYRYK, from the coding sequence CTGCAGAAGCCCAAGGAAGACGCGATCGTGCTGGAGGGCAAGGTTCTGGAACCCCTGCCCAACGCCATGTTCCGGGTCGAACTGGAGAACGGCCACAACGTCCTGGCCCACATCTCCGGGAAGATGCGGATGCACTACATCCGGATCCTTCCGGGCGACCGCGTCCAGGTGGAGCTCACCCCGTACGACCTCCAGCGGGGTCGGATCACATACCGCTACAAGTAG
- the rpmJ gene encoding 50S ribosomal protein L36 has protein sequence MKVRTSVKRICEKCRVIRRHGRVQVICTNPRHKQRQG, from the coding sequence ATGAAAGTCCGAACAAGCGTCAAGCGAATCTGTGAGAAGTGCCGGGTGATCCGGCGTCACGGTCGCGTCCAGGTCATCTGCACCAACCCCCGTCACAAGCAGCGTCAGGGCTAG
- the rpsM gene encoding 30S ribosomal protein S13 produces MARISGVDVPREKRVLISLTYIHGIGRSSAANVCEATGVDPTTRVSDLSDNEVTAIRAFIDQQLKVEGDLRREVSQNIKRKMDIGCYQGLRHRRGLPVRGQRTHTNARTRKGPRKTVANKKQVTT; encoded by the coding sequence ATGGCACGAATTTCCGGAGTCGACGTCCCCCGCGAGAAGCGGGTCCTGATCTCGTTGACCTACATCCACGGCATCGGCCGGTCCTCCGCGGCGAACGTCTGCGAGGCCACCGGCGTCGATCCCACTACCCGGGTGAGTGACCTCAGCGACAACGAGGTCACGGCGATCCGCGCGTTCATCGACCAGCAGCTGAAGGTCGAGGGCGACCTCCGCCGTGAGGTGTCCCAGAACATCAAGCGGAAGATGGACATCGGCTGCTACCAGGGCCTGCGCCACCGTCGCGGCCTGCCGGTCCGCGGTCAGCGCACCCACACCAATGCCCGGACCCGCAAGGGACCGCGCAAGACGGTCGCCAACAAGAAGCAGGTCACGACGTAA
- the rpsK gene encoding 30S ribosomal protein S11 — protein sequence MAKPSAGGRRPRKKERKNVPHGVAHIKSSFNNTIITITDQGGNTLAWASAGNVGFKGSRKSTPFAAQMAAEQCARSAMEHGIRKVDVVVRGPGSGRETAIRTIQNTGIEVTGIKDVTPIPHNGCRPPKRRRV from the coding sequence ATGGCTAAGCCGTCCGCCGGGGGTCGACGCCCCCGCAAGAAGGAACGGAAGAACGTCCCGCACGGCGTGGCGCACATCAAGAGTTCCTTCAACAACACGATCATCACCATCACCGACCAGGGTGGGAACACCCTGGCGTGGGCATCGGCCGGCAACGTCGGCTTCAAGGGCTCCCGCAAGTCGACGCCCTTCGCCGCCCAGATGGCCGCCGAGCAGTGCGCCCGGAGCGCCATGGAGCACGGCATTCGCAAGGTCGACGTGGTGGTCCGCGGTCCGGGTTCCGGACGGGAGACCGCCATCCGCACCATCCAGAACACGGGCATCGAGGTGACCGGCATCAAGGACGTCACCCCGATTCCCCACAACGGCTGCAGGCCGCCCAAGCGACGGAGGGTCTGA
- the rpsD gene encoding 30S ribosomal protein S4, with protein sequence MSRYTGPKARVSRRLGTNIFGTKGEVVALDKRPYPPGEHGRTRRRGNPSEYLLQLQEKQKARFSYGLTEKQFRRVYEEASRRQGVTGENMLRFLELRLDNVVYRAGMAATRAQARQLVNHGHVDVNGRRVDIPSYRCKKGDVVVLRAKARKMIVVQWNIDVLDRQSPAWLEMGDNGHEVTVRELPVRDQIDVPVREQLIVELYSK encoded by the coding sequence ATGTCCCGCTACACAGGCCCCAAGGCCCGGGTCTCCCGGCGCCTGGGCACCAACATCTTCGGCACCAAGGGTGAGGTGGTGGCGCTGGACAAGCGTCCGTACCCCCCCGGGGAGCACGGCCGTACCCGGCGTCGGGGCAACCCGTCCGAGTACCTGCTGCAGCTCCAGGAGAAGCAGAAGGCACGCTTTTCCTACGGCCTCACCGAGAAGCAGTTCCGCCGGGTCTACGAGGAGGCCAGCCGCCGTCAGGGCGTGACCGGCGAGAACATGCTCCGGTTCCTGGAGCTGCGCCTGGACAACGTGGTCTACCGGGCCGGCATGGCCGCCACCCGCGCCCAGGCACGCCAGCTCGTCAACCACGGCCACGTCGACGTGAACGGTCGCCGGGTGGACATCCCCAGCTACCGCTGCAAGAAGGGCGACGTCGTCGTCCTGCGCGCCAAGGCACGCAAGATGATCGTCGTCCAGTGGAACATCGATGTCCTGGACCGCCAGTCCCCGGCCTGGCTGGAGATGGGGGACAACGGCCACGAGGTCACCGTCCGCGAGCTGCCGGTCCGCGACCAGATCGACGTGCCGGTCCGCGAGCAGCTCATCGTCGAGCTCTACTCGAAGTAG
- a CDS encoding DNA-directed RNA polymerase subunit alpha, with the protein MLVIQRPTVEAVDEAEGNRQQFSIGPLEPGFGHTLGNSLRRTLLSSIPGAAVTQIKFDDALHEFGTIDGVVEDVTDIVLNLKDVELRCHSDEPVTLRVDVRGAAEVTASALETNEQVEVLNPGLHLATVTAKGRLALELTVEVGRGYLGSDRSSGDGVIGVIPVDALFSPVRRVSIDVEPVSVGQAQDMDRLVLDITTDGSLTPRDALASAGATLRTLVQLVEDMSDEARGLELGETEELGGSSPDLDLPIEDLDLSERPRNCLKRAQVDTIGQLLDKTEDDLLAVTNFGQKSLDEVIEKLDERGLALRVRN; encoded by the coding sequence ATGCTGGTCATTCAGCGACCGACCGTCGAAGCGGTCGACGAGGCCGAGGGCAACCGTCAGCAGTTCTCGATCGGCCCGCTCGAGCCGGGATTCGGCCACACCCTGGGCAACTCGCTCCGCCGTACCCTGCTGTCGTCCATTCCAGGCGCAGCGGTCACCCAGATCAAGTTCGATGACGCACTGCACGAGTTCGGCACCATCGACGGGGTCGTGGAGGATGTCACCGACATCGTCCTGAACCTGAAGGACGTAGAGCTGCGCTGCCACAGCGACGAGCCGGTGACGCTGCGCGTCGACGTGCGTGGCGCTGCCGAGGTCACCGCCTCGGCACTCGAGACCAACGAGCAGGTCGAGGTCCTGAACCCGGGCCTGCACCTGGCCACGGTGACGGCCAAGGGCCGCCTCGCCCTCGAGCTGACCGTCGAGGTCGGCCGTGGCTACCTCGGGTCGGATCGTTCCAGCGGCGATGGCGTCATCGGCGTCATCCCCGTGGACGCCCTGTTTTCACCGGTGCGTCGGGTGTCGATCGACGTGGAGCCCGTCTCCGTCGGTCAGGCTCAGGACATGGACCGGCTGGTGCTGGACATCACCACCGACGGCTCGCTGACCCCGCGCGACGCCCTGGCCTCGGCCGGCGCCACCCTGCGGACCCTCGTGCAGCTGGTCGAGGACATGAGCGACGAGGCCCGTGGCCTGGAGCTCGGCGAGACGGAGGAGTTGGGCGGAAGCTCACCGGACCTGGACCTCCCCATCGAGGACCTGGACCTCTCCGAGCGTCCCCGCAACTGCCTCAAGCGGGCACAGGTCGACACCATCGGCCAGTTGCTGGACAAGACCGAGGACGACCTCCTGGCAGTCACCAACTTCGGCCAGAAGTCGCTGGACGAGGTCATCGAGAAGCTGGACGAGCGCGGTCTGGCGCTCCGGGTGAGGAACTGA
- the rplQ gene encoding 50S ribosomal protein L17, with protein MPATPRRGRRFGGSSAHQKSMMANLVASLIAAEAITTTEAKAKALRPIAEKMITKAKKGGLHNHRQVVSFLRDREMAAKLFDDIGPRYTDRPGGYTRILKVGPRHGDNAPMARIELV; from the coding sequence ATGCCCGCCACCCCCAGGAGGGGCCGTCGCTTCGGTGGCAGTTCCGCACACCAGAAGTCGATGATGGCCAACCTGGTCGCCTCGCTCATCGCCGCCGAGGCGATCACGACCACCGAGGCGAAGGCCAAGGCTCTCCGCCCCATCGCGGAGAAGATGATCACGAAGGCCAAGAAGGGCGGCCTGCACAACCACCGCCAGGTGGTGTCGTTCCTTCGTGACCGGGAGATGGCGGCCAAGCTGTTCGACGACATCGGACCGCGCTACACCGACCGGCCCGGTGGCTACACCCGGATCCTGAAGGTGGGCCCGCGCCACGGCGACAACGCGCCGATGGCGCGCATTGAGCTGGTCTGA
- the truA gene encoding tRNA pseudouridine(38-40) synthase TruA, producing the protein MRVRGGVAYDGAPFHGFAPNAGVPTVAGLLDEALSRVLRTRVVVACAGRTDRGVHAVGQVISFDAPDDVDLDLLRRSVNRQCGPSVVVSTLQRAPDDFDARFSATGRTYRYRILNRPDADPFTTSRVWHVSDALDLEAMEAATAHLVGEHDFSSFCRRRPPLPDGTAATMVRRITGASWRRLADDLSGVELLEFEVSASAFCHQMVRSVVGTLVEVGRGRLAAGSIPGILAACDRRAAGEPAPPGGLTFWSVAYPEEGGASYSGGAPEVG; encoded by the coding sequence ATGCGGGTCCGGGGAGGCGTCGCCTACGACGGAGCCCCGTTCCACGGTTTCGCCCCCAACGCCGGCGTTCCCACAGTCGCCGGCCTCCTGGACGAGGCGCTCTCCCGCGTGCTGCGGACCCGGGTGGTCGTCGCCTGCGCAGGCCGTACCGACCGGGGGGTCCACGCCGTCGGCCAGGTCATCAGCTTCGATGCCCCCGACGACGTCGACCTGGATCTTCTGCGGCGGTCGGTGAACCGGCAGTGCGGCCCGTCGGTGGTGGTATCCACGCTGCAGCGGGCTCCGGACGACTTCGACGCCCGGTTCAGCGCCACCGGGCGGACCTACAGGTACCGGATCCTGAACCGTCCTGATGCCGACCCGTTCACCACGTCACGAGTCTGGCACGTTTCCGATGCCCTCGACCTGGAGGCCATGGAGGCCGCCACGGCCCACCTCGTGGGCGAGCACGACTTCTCGTCGTTCTGCCGGCGGCGCCCACCCCTACCGGATGGCACGGCTGCGACCATGGTGCGCCGGATCACCGGTGCGTCCTGGCGGCGGTTGGCCGACGACCTGTCGGGTGTGGAACTGCTGGAGTTCGAGGTCTCGGCGTCGGCCTTCTGCCACCAGATGGTCAGGTCGGTGGTCGGCACCCTGGTCGAAGTGGGGCGGGGCCGCCTGGCTGCCGGCTCCATTCCCGGGATCCTGGCCGCCTGTGACCGTCGGGCGGCCGGGGAACCGGCGCCGCCCGGTGGCCTGACCTTCTGGTCCGTGGCCTACCCGGAGGAGGGCGGCGCGTCCTACTCCGGCGGCGCTCCGGAGGTCGGTTGA
- the rplM gene encoding 50S ribosomal protein L13, producing MSTYTPKASEIQRAWHVVDADGLILGRMASGVAAILRGKHKPTFAPHIDTGDHVVIINADKVVLTGAKATDKNVYDHSGYPGGLRTRSYGEFLASKPEEAVRRTIRGMLPKNRLGRQQITKLKVYRGADHPHEAQQPQPLALDHARARTA from the coding sequence GTGTCCACGTACACCCCCAAGGCCAGCGAGATCCAGCGTGCCTGGCACGTCGTCGACGCCGATGGTCTGATCCTCGGACGTATGGCGTCTGGGGTGGCGGCGATTCTCCGCGGCAAGCACAAGCCGACCTTCGCCCCCCACATCGACACCGGTGACCACGTCGTGATCATCAACGCCGACAAGGTCGTCCTGACCGGCGCCAAGGCGACCGACAAGAACGTCTACGACCACTCCGGGTATCCGGGCGGTCTCCGCACCCGGTCCTACGGCGAGTTCCTGGCGTCGAAGCCGGAGGAGGCGGTCCGTCGGACCATCCGGGGCATGCTCCCCAAGAACCGCCTGGGTCGCCAGCAGATCACCAAGTTGAAGGTCTACCGCGGTGCCGACCATCCGCACGAGGCTCAGCAGCCGCAGCCGCTGGCCCTCGACCACGCCCGGGCCCGCACGGCCTGA
- the rpsI gene encoding 30S ribosomal protein S9, which translates to MSSPLIQSTGRRKRSVARVRLRPGTGNVTVNGRTAEDYFPSESHRLVFMEPLRVTATEGAYDIDVTLHGGGVSGQAGAMRLGISRALEALEPERRPALKQAGLLTRDDRKKESKKYGLHKARKAPQYSKR; encoded by the coding sequence ATGTCCAGCCCCCTCATCCAGTCCACCGGTCGTCGCAAGCGGTCGGTCGCCCGTGTCCGGCTCCGTCCCGGTACCGGCAACGTGACGGTGAACGGCCGCACGGCCGAGGACTACTTCCCGTCGGAGAGCCACCGCCTGGTGTTCATGGAGCCGCTCCGGGTCACGGCGACCGAGGGCGCATACGACATCGACGTGACGCTCCACGGTGGTGGTGTGAGTGGCCAGGCCGGTGCCATGCGGCTCGGCATCTCCCGCGCGCTGGAGGCCCTTGAGCCCGAGCGCCGTCCTGCCCTGAAGCAGGCGGGCCTCCTGACGCGGGATGACCGCAAGAAGGAGTCCAAGAAGTACGGCCTCCACAAGGCCCGCAAGGCGCCGCAGTACTCCAAGCGCTGA
- a CDS encoding phosphoglucosamine mutase yields the protein MAGAGVPPAGLRFGTDGVRARAGTRLDEPVVRALGAAAAGFLGADRVFVGRDTRESGPGLSRALAEGLSAGGLDVVQMGVVPTPAVAHAAAAGAAAAAMVSASHNPWQDNGVKLFSAGGLKLDDAVQAAVQDAWDTTPRLEDPVPVDGWSDEASTEASRHWVDAVVASVRPGALAGLGLVVDCANGATSSLAGGALARLGADVTVINSEPDGRNINEGCGSTRPGGLQAAVLALGADAGLALDGDGDRVVAVGDDGRLLDGDDLLAVCGVDRNERGTLPGSTVVVTVMANLGLRRALDDHGIAVHETAVGDRYVLEALEANGWSLGGEQSGHVIFRDLATTGDGLLTGIQALDAARRADRSLGGRAADLVVRAPQVLHAVPVVGDAAALVAVLAGEIAAAAADLGDAGRLLVRPSGTEPVVRVMVEAFDAGTASEVAGRLVEAVERADRT from the coding sequence ATGGCAGGAGCAGGGGTCCCTCCAGCGGGCCTCCGATTCGGTACCGATGGCGTACGCGCCCGTGCTGGCACGCGACTCGACGAACCGGTCGTCCGCGCCCTCGGGGCGGCCGCCGCAGGGTTTCTGGGGGCCGACCGGGTGTTCGTCGGCCGTGACACGCGGGAGTCCGGGCCGGGCCTGTCCCGGGCACTTGCGGAGGGGCTGTCCGCCGGTGGCCTGGACGTGGTGCAGATGGGCGTGGTCCCGACACCGGCCGTTGCCCATGCCGCCGCCGCCGGCGCCGCCGCTGCCGCCATGGTCTCGGCGTCGCACAACCCGTGGCAGGACAACGGGGTCAAGCTGTTCTCGGCCGGAGGGTTGAAGCTGGACGATGCCGTTCAGGCCGCCGTGCAGGACGCCTGGGACACGACGCCCCGACTCGAGGACCCGGTCCCGGTCGACGGATGGTCGGACGAAGCATCCACCGAGGCCTCCCGCCACTGGGTGGACGCCGTGGTGGCGTCCGTGCGACCCGGAGCCCTGGCCGGTCTGGGCCTCGTCGTGGACTGCGCCAACGGTGCCACCTCGTCGTTGGCTGGCGGCGCGTTGGCCCGCCTGGGGGCCGACGTCACGGTGATCAACTCCGAACCCGACGGGCGGAACATCAACGAGGGCTGTGGGTCGACCCGTCCCGGTGGACTGCAGGCCGCCGTGCTGGCCCTCGGGGCCGACGCCGGCCTGGCCCTTGACGGCGACGGCGACCGGGTGGTGGCCGTGGGCGACGACGGGAGGCTGCTGGACGGCGACGACCTGCTGGCCGTCTGTGGGGTGGACCGCAACGAGCGGGGAACCCTGCCCGGTTCCACGGTGGTGGTGACCGTCATGGCCAACCTGGGGCTCCGACGGGCTCTGGACGACCACGGGATAGCCGTCCACGAGACGGCGGTTGGCGACCGGTACGTGCTGGAGGCCCTGGAGGCCAACGGGTGGTCGCTGGGCGGCGAGCAGTCGGGACACGTGATCTTCCGGGACCTGGCCACGACGGGCGACGGCCTGCTCACCGGGATCCAGGCCCTCGACGCAGCCAGGCGGGCCGACCGGTCTCTGGGTGGTCGCGCGGCCGACCTGGTGGTCCGTGCCCCGCAGGTGCTGCATGCCGTCCCCGTGGTCGGCGACGCAGCGGCCCTGGTGGCGGTGCTGGCGGGCGAGATCGCTGCGGCCGCCGCGGATCTGGGTGATGCCGGACGGTTGCTGGTGCGTCCGTCTGGCACCGAACCGGTGGTGAGGGTGATGGTCGAGGCATTCGACGCGGGCACTGCGTCGGAGGTGGCCGGGCGCCTCGTTGAGGCTGTCGAGCGGGCTGACCGAACCTGA